One Streptomyces lincolnensis genomic region harbors:
- a CDS encoding SAVED domain-containing protein — protein MGQQQSAASPRGLTKYPKEQRDLADNIILACGQCHAEIDDPITLDMFTVHKLVETKRNHEERIKHVTGLGADRRTVVLRMIGQLRGSPLELAQRTAAEAVIASSDRFPYFKLSYDRHGLEIDLRQLPGEYADAKDVNSAPTAEYYDFAKAMIDEVVDNKLNEGLRKGYVEHVSVFAYARLPLLVYLGRKLGDGYGIDFYQRQQTTDSWIWPNLNPPVEFDIALPPVANGTEAILLASISGTVHETEIPQHLKHYPVFHMHPMNQTPSGGIIDSSDTLENLRMTYRRFFGELERRHKNIVRLHLFGALPISAAITLGRVRDPVIQPSIVTYDLVDHGSYEQAIEIR, from the coding sequence GTGGGGCAGCAGCAATCTGCCGCTTCCCCTCGCGGGCTGACTAAGTACCCAAAGGAACAGAGAGATCTGGCAGACAATATAATCCTTGCGTGCGGACAGTGTCATGCCGAGATTGATGACCCCATCACCCTGGACATGTTTACTGTTCACAAGCTCGTCGAAACGAAGCGTAATCACGAGGAGCGAATTAAGCATGTGACAGGCCTCGGCGCCGACCGTAGAACCGTGGTTCTACGAATGATTGGACAGTTGCGTGGAAGCCCTCTGGAACTCGCGCAGAGAACAGCAGCAGAAGCAGTAATTGCATCAAGCGATCGATTCCCATACTTCAAACTCTCATATGATCGCCATGGGCTAGAAATCGATCTAAGACAACTGCCAGGAGAATACGCAGACGCCAAAGATGTGAATTCGGCACCAACAGCGGAGTACTACGATTTCGCCAAAGCCATGATTGATGAAGTCGTCGACAATAAGCTGAACGAGGGTTTAAGGAAAGGGTACGTAGAGCACGTGAGCGTCTTTGCGTACGCGCGACTTCCACTGCTCGTTTACCTGGGTCGAAAGCTAGGCGATGGATACGGGATCGACTTCTATCAACGTCAGCAAACCACTGACTCATGGATCTGGCCCAACCTGAATCCTCCTGTCGAGTTCGACATCGCCTTACCTCCGGTCGCCAACGGTACCGAAGCGATCCTGCTAGCGAGCATCTCCGGAACAGTCCATGAAACTGAAATTCCTCAGCACTTGAAACATTATCCGGTGTTTCACATGCACCCCATGAATCAAACTCCTTCCGGTGGGATCATCGACTCAAGCGATACGCTCGAGAATCTTCGCATGACATATCGGAGATTTTTCGGCGAACTTGAGAGGCGCCATAAGAATATCGTCCGCCTTCACCTATTTGGCGCTCTACCGATCTCTGCCGCAATCACTTTGGGGCGAGTGCGTGATCCAGTAATTCAACCCTCGATCGTCACATATGACCTCGTAGACCACGGTTCCTACGAACAAGCCATAGAAATTCGATAA
- a CDS encoding RNA-guided endonuclease InsQ/TnpB family protein, with protein sequence MGETAEKQKPQAVEGEEAQRIKREVLGIGDRRKHRARKATPLKPHAKASDTQHRLYRFRFYPTKEQAGQLERTFGACRWVYNEGLALRSGAWERHRVNVGFAETCRALTGWKRKEETAWLREVSSTVLQQSLRHLDRAYGRFFKGESRYPRPKKKGRSRDTATYVRTGFKWVEDPERPGTGLITLAKQSEPLNVRWSRALPAGVVPVRLSVTRDRAGRYFVSMLVEEPIAPLPTVFVSGSREPKAVGIDVGLASLVILDDGTKFDHPRLLKRYAEKLARLQRELHRKVRGSKNRQKVREKIARLYALISDVRRDMLNRVTTRLVRENQVLVVEDLSVATLVRSARGKGRRRKAKLNQAIFDASWGELLRQLRYKCEWYGRTLVVVGRFFPSTRRCSACHVMGPRMDVSVRRWTCAGCGALHDRDVNAAVNLRDEGLRLLAA encoded by the coding sequence ATGGGGGAGACCGCGGAGAAGCAGAAGCCGCAGGCGGTGGAGGGCGAGGAGGCCCAGCGCATCAAGCGCGAGGTCCTCGGCATCGGTGACCGCCGTAAGCACCGCGCTCGCAAGGCGACGCCGCTGAAGCCCCATGCCAAGGCGTCGGACACACAGCACCGTCTCTACCGGTTCCGCTTCTATCCGACCAAGGAGCAGGCCGGGCAGTTGGAGCGGACGTTCGGGGCCTGTCGGTGGGTCTACAACGAGGGGCTGGCTCTGCGTTCCGGGGCGTGGGAGCGGCACCGCGTGAATGTGGGCTTCGCGGAGACGTGTCGGGCTCTGACCGGCTGGAAGCGGAAGGAGGAGACGGCGTGGTTGCGGGAGGTGTCGTCGACGGTCCTTCAGCAGTCTCTGCGCCATCTGGACAGGGCCTACGGGCGCTTCTTCAAGGGGGAGTCGAGGTATCCGAGGCCTAAGAAGAAGGGGCGATCGCGGGATACGGCGACATATGTGCGTACGGGTTTCAAGTGGGTGGAGGATCCGGAGCGGCCGGGGACCGGGCTGATCACGCTGGCCAAGCAGTCGGAGCCGTTGAACGTCCGGTGGTCGCGGGCGCTGCCTGCGGGGGTGGTTCCGGTGCGGTTGTCGGTAACGCGGGATCGGGCCGGCCGGTACTTCGTGTCGATGCTGGTGGAGGAGCCAATAGCGCCGTTGCCCACCGTGTTCGTGTCGGGTTCGCGGGAGCCGAAGGCGGTGGGGATCGATGTGGGGCTGGCGTCGCTGGTCATCCTGGATGACGGGACGAAGTTCGATCATCCGCGGTTGTTGAAGCGGTATGCGGAGAAGCTGGCGCGGTTGCAGCGGGAGCTGCACAGGAAGGTGAGGGGTTCGAAGAATCGGCAGAAGGTCAGGGAGAAGATCGCGCGGCTCTACGCGCTGATCAGTGACGTACGCAGGGACATGCTGAACCGGGTCACCACCCGCCTCGTGCGCGAGAACCAAGTGCTCGTGGTGGAGGACCTGTCTGTCGCGACTCTGGTGCGTTCGGCGCGTGGCAAGGGGCGGCGCCGGAAGGCGAAGCTGAACCAGGCGATCTTCGACGCTTCGTGGGGTGAGCTGCTTCGGCAGCTGCGCTACAAGTGCGAGTGGTACGGCCGGACGCTGGTGGTCGTGGGCCGCTTCTTCCCTTCGACTCGGCGCTGCTCTGCCTGTCATGTCATGGGTCCGAGGATGGATGTCTCGGTCCGGCGGTGGACGTGTGCCGGGTGCGGTGCGCTTCACGATCGTGATGTGAACGCCGCTGTGAACCTTCGGGACGAGGGTTTGCGTCTGCTGGCCGCGTAG
- a CDS encoding ABC transporter ATP-binding protein: MATVSFDKATRIYPGSTKPAVDGLDIHIEDGEFLVLVGPSGCGKSTSLRMLAGLEDVNGGTIRIGDRDVTHLPPKDRDIAMVFQNYALYPHMSVADNMGFALKIAGVNKAEIRQKVEEAAKILDLTEYLDRKPKALSGGQRQRVAMGRAIVREPQVFLMDEPLSNLDAKLRVSTRTQIASLQRRLGITTVYVTHDQVEAMTMGDRVAVLKDGLLQQVDSPRNMYDRPANLFVAGFIGSPAMNLVEVPITDGGVKFGNSVVPVNREALKAATDKGDTTVTVGVRPEHFDVVEHNGAAAAALTKDTEDAPAGLAVSVNVVEELGADGYVYGSAKVDDELKDLVVRVSGRAVPEKGATLHVVPRPGETHVFSTSTGERLTD; this comes from the coding sequence ATGGCCACTGTTTCGTTCGACAAGGCGACCCGGATCTACCCGGGCTCCACGAAGCCCGCCGTCGACGGTCTCGACATCCACATCGAGGACGGCGAGTTCCTCGTCCTGGTCGGCCCGTCCGGCTGTGGCAAGTCCACCTCGCTCCGCATGCTGGCGGGGCTCGAGGACGTCAACGGCGGCACCATCCGCATCGGTGACCGCGACGTCACGCACCTGCCGCCGAAGGACCGGGACATCGCCATGGTGTTCCAGAACTACGCGCTCTACCCGCACATGTCCGTCGCCGACAACATGGGCTTCGCGCTCAAGATCGCCGGCGTCAACAAGGCGGAGATCCGGCAGAAGGTCGAGGAGGCCGCGAAGATCCTCGACCTCACCGAGTACCTGGACCGCAAGCCGAAGGCCCTCTCCGGCGGTCAGCGCCAGCGTGTCGCCATGGGTCGCGCGATCGTGCGTGAGCCCCAGGTGTTCCTCATGGACGAGCCGCTGTCCAACCTGGACGCCAAGCTGCGTGTGTCGACGCGTACGCAGATCGCCTCGCTCCAGCGCCGTCTGGGCATCACCACGGTCTACGTCACCCACGACCAGGTCGAGGCCATGACGATGGGCGACCGCGTGGCCGTCCTCAAGGACGGTCTGCTCCAGCAGGTCGACTCGCCGCGCAACATGTACGACCGCCCGGCGAACCTCTTCGTCGCCGGCTTCATCGGCTCCCCGGCGATGAACCTCGTCGAGGTCCCGATCACCGACGGCGGTGTGAAGTTCGGCAACAGCGTCGTCCCGGTCAACCGCGAGGCCCTCAAGGCCGCCACCGACAAGGGTGACACCACCGTCACCGTCGGTGTCCGCCCGGAGCACTTCGACGTGGTCGAGCACAACGGCGCTGCCGCCGCCGCCCTGACGAAGGACACCGAGGACGCCCCGGCCGGTCTCGCGGTCTCCGTCAACGTCGTCGAGGAGCTCGGCGCCGACGGCTACGTCTACGGCTCCGCCAAGGTCGACGACGAGCTCAAGGACCTGGTGGTCCGCGTCAGCGGCCGTGCGGTCCCGGAGAAGGGCGCCACGCTGCACGTCGTGCCGCGTCCGGGCGAGACCCACGTGTTCTCGACCTCCACGGGCGAGCGCCTCACCGACTGA